From Hirundo rustica isolate bHirRus1 chromosome 1, bHirRus1.pri.v3, whole genome shotgun sequence, a single genomic window includes:
- the PALS2 gene encoding protein PALS2: protein MQQVLDNLTDLPTSTGAEEIDLIFLKGIMENPIVRSLAKAHERLEDSKLEAVSDNNLELVNEILEDISPLVNKDENVAELVGILKEPHFQSLLEAHDIVASKCYDSPPSSPEVNNSSVNNQVVPVDAIRILGIHKRAGEPLGVTFRVENNDLVIARILHGGMIDRQGLLHVGDIIKEVNGHEVGNNPKELQELLKNISGSVTLKILPSYRDTVIPQQVFVKCHFDYNPYNDNLIPCKEAGLKFSKGEILQIVNREDPNWWQASHVKEGGSAGLIPSQFLEEKRKAFVRRDWDNSGPFCGTISSKKKKKMMYLTTRNAEFDRHEIQIYEEVAKMPPFQRKTLVLIGAQGVGRRSLKNRFIVLNPTRFGTTVPFTSRKPRDDEKDGQAYRFVSRAEMEMDIKAGRYLEHGEYEGNLYGTKIDSILEVVQTGRTCILDVNPQALKILRTSEFMPYVVFIAAPELETLRAMHKAVVDAGITTKLLTDTDLKKTVDESARIQRAYNHYFDLTIVNDNLDKAFEKLQTAIERLRLEPQWVPISWVY from the exons ATGCAGCAGGTCTTAGACAACCTTACTGATCTGCCGACCTCGACAGGCGCTGAAGAAATAGACCTGATTTTTCTTAAAGGAATTATGGAAAACCCTATCGTAAGATCACTTGCTAAG GCTCATGAGCGACTGGAAGACTCTAAACTTGAGGCTGTCAGTGACAACAACCTGGAGCTGGTGAATGAAATTCTTGAAGACATCAGTCCCTTAGTAAATAAGGATGAAAATGTTGCAGAATTGGTTGGAATACTCAAGGAGCCTCATTTTCAG TCACTCTTGGAAGCACATGATATTGTAGCTTCAAAATGTTACGATTCCCCTCCTTCTAGCCCAGAAGTCAATAATTCTTCAGTGAACAACCAGGTTGTTCCGGTAGATGCTATTCGTATCCTTGGAATTCACAAAAGAGCGGGAGAACCACTG GGAGTCACATTTAGAGTCGAGAACAACGATCTGGTAATAGCCCGAATTCTTCATGGGGGAATGATAGATCGGCAAGGTCTTCTGCATGTAGGTGACATTATTAAAGAGGTGAATGGCCACGAAGTTGGAAACAATCCGAAGGAATTGCAAGAACTACTGAAAAACATCAGTGGAAGTGTCACTTTGAAAATTCTCCCCAGCTACAGAGACACTGTCATTCCTCAACAG GTTTTTGTGAAGTGTCATTTTGATTATAATCCATATAATGACAACCTCATCCCATGCAAAGAAGCAGGTTTGAAATTTTCTAAAGGAGAAATTCTTCAGATTGTAAACCGGGAAGATCCGAATTGGTGGCAG gCTAGTCATGTCAAAGAAGGAGGAAGTGCAGGTCTAATTCCTAGCCAGTTcctggaagagaagagaaaggctTTTGTTAGGAGGGACTGGGACAACTCAG ggcCTTTCTGTGGAACAAtaagcagcaaaaaaaagaaaaagatgatgtATCTCACAACAAGAAATGCAG AATTTGATCGTCATGAAATCCAGATATATGAGGAAGTAGCCAAAATGCCTCCTTTTCAGAGGAAAACCCTGGTCTTGATTGGGGCCCAAGGCGTGGGGCGAAGGAGTTTGAAGAACAGGTTTATTGTATTGAATCCTACTAGATTTGGAACTACAGTGCCAT TTACTTCACGAAAGCCTAGGGATGATGAAAAAGATGGGCAAGCGTACAGATTTGTGTCACGAGCCGAAATGGAGATGGATATTAAAGCTGGCAGATACTTAGAGCATGGAGAGTATGAAGGAAATCTTTATGGCACCAAAATTGATTCCATCCTTGAAGTTGTTCAGACAGGAAGGACCTGCATCTTGGACGTAAATCCACAG GCCCTAAAAATACTGAGGACTTCAGAATTCATGCCCTATGTGGTGTTTATTGCTGCTCCAGAGTTGGAGACTTTGCGAGCTATGCACAAGGCTGTGGTAGATGCTGGAATTACAACCAAACTTCTTACT GACACTGATCTGAAAAAAACAGTGGATGAGAGCGCCCGGATCCAGCGAGCCTACAACCACTACTTTGACCTGACCATTGTAAATGACAACCTGGACAAAGCCTTTGAGAAGCTGCAGACGGCCATCGAGAGACTGAGGCTGGAGCCGCAGTGGGTCCCCATCAGCTGGGTCTATTGA